Within the Halichoerus grypus chromosome 2, mHalGry1.hap1.1, whole genome shotgun sequence genome, the region GATTTATACATCATATTGGACGTCaatgctcaataaaaataaaacgtCATCTTCTAAACACAAGCTATTGATACATGTTGGTAGATACCTCCAGTTTAAATTGTGTAAAATTAAAGTCAtgagagaggcgcctgggtggctcagtcattaagcatctgcctttggctcaggtcatgatcctggggtcctgggatcgagccccacattgggctccctgctcagtggggagcctgcttctccctctcccacttcccctgcttgtgctccctctctcactgtgtctctctctgtcaaataaataaaatctttaaaaaaataaatgattggggcgcctgggtggctcagtcgttaagcatctgccttcagctcaggacatgattccagggtcctgggatcgagccccgcatcggtcccCCTGCTCaactgagagtctgcttctccctctcccactccccctgcttgtgttccctctctcactctctctctctctctctctgtcaagtaaataaaatcttaaaaaaaaaaaataaaaataaacaataaaaaaaagttatgggaATGAGTTACTTCCTGGAGGTTATCGATAGGATAAAATCGTAGACCAGATTATATTCTTCCCTTCTctatccccctcccttctctgtcctcaAAAATTGATAGTTGAGGGGTAGGCTGACTggctcagtggagcatgtgactcttgaccttaggattgtgagtttgagccccactttgggtgtagagattccttaaaatcttttttaaaaaattgatagttgaggggcgcctgggtggctaagtcattaagcgtctgccttcagctcagatcaaggtcctgggatcgagccccgcattgggttccctgctccacaggaagcctgcttctccctctcccactccccgtttgtgttccctctcttgctgtctctctctctctgtcaaataaataaaatattttttttaaaaattgatagttgaaaaggaaattagCCAATTAGAATACCTTTTGTTGTTTTCACTATAATAACCACGTTGTTTTATGTGGTAATAAAATCAATAGCAGAATGTTATTTAAATTACCATTGTTGTCCAAATTTGAGAATCTgtgaatttggttttcttttttatgagcTGACAGTGGGAAGTTTTGTTGTGTCtgttaacaattaaaaaaaaaaagagacatactTTCcccacttaaaatttttcagagaGGAAAAATTCTTTTAAGGGAAAATAATGTCTGCAAGTTAAAATGTaaggcagggactttgtcttattttctgtttcccaaCACCTATACCTGGTACACTGGAGCTCAATAAATCTGTGTTTGATCTTTTCTGTAAACTAGAGAcaagtcagaattttttttaactaattcttctatttttatgaatGCTATTTCATTCGCTTTCTCTTACATGACTTTCATAATTGGAGGTAGAAAAAACAGAGAGTACACTTTGTTCTTTTAAGTTATGATTCAGTATCCGTAATTGTGAGACATAAACTTGTCGAGAGATATTTAAGATCTAGAAAAAATGAAGGAGCAGTTACCGAAAACCAACAGACCAGTTAGACAACATGTTCGTTCAGgcatcaaataatttaaattacattttttttttttttaaagattttatttatttatttgatagagaaagacacagcgagagagggaacacaagcagggggagtgggggagggagaagcaggcttcccgcggagcagggagcccgatgcggggctcgatcccaggaccctgggatcatgacctgagccgaaggcagacgcttaacgactgagccacccaggcgcccctaaattacatttttttaaatgagagaacagTATGTTTAGTCTCCTCGGCCCTGCTCTGAACGCTTTGAACAGGTAAGTCGTGGGGTATTAGCACTGTGACATAGCAAGAGAACCAGTCACCTTTCCTAGTCGTGCTTAATTTATATGCTGTAATCTTACTGgttaaatttcaaaaatctttttaattgaaaatagaatctgatttttgtttttatagctgCTCAACATACTGATTAGGGAGAAAATTCCTTTCAATAATAGATTAACTCCAAATATCATTGATTATAGTTGGCAAAAATGCCACATAAATACTAAATTAGCCATCATCAATGTAACAAATTGAAGTAAACTAATTAGTGTAATAACATGACTATATTTAACAAattcaggaataaaataaatttttaactaatttagAGGCAACTGATTAAAACAGCaaccaaaatttaattttagaggAGTCTCTACCTATACTCCACAAATAATCCAGATTCCttaccaaatataaaattaacttgAGCATTCTGACCCTTGACTATTTCTGCAAAATCAGATTTTTCCTTGAAAATAGAATACAACAGAAAGGCagattttagttgattttttttgtccactttttaatttatttttattctttaagtaggcactatgcccagcatggagcccaacgccagcccaaactcacaaccctgatatcaagatctgagccaaaatcaagagttagacccttaaccaactgagccacccaggcacccctttttttgCCCACTTTAAACAAAATACAGGAAACATTATAATTGGAAACTAAGGATTtcgtttttttaaatcttagattCTAAACAGCTGGTTCAAAGGTCTGCTTAGAACTTTTAAATGACTCAAATTCCCAGTAGGATATTAAACGTTAATATAGCCATCATTGTATTAAATCAGCCTAGTGCTTGACTTTCTCACTGGTTCTCTTTCCCCTTAACGTGGTAAATTAAATGAGGGATGCCTGGTATGGTCCCTGCCTGCCTTATTACCCACCCTCTCCCTTTTTCTGAGCTCCCACCTTAAGTTCCAAGATGTGCGATTTCCGCCCCCCAACTCAGGACCTTTGCTGAAGGATTCATTCTACCTAGAATGCTGTTTACCCTTTCCCTTACCACATTTTAATTCCTCATCCCATCAGTCAGCTCTAGCTCAAAAAAATACCATCTAGGGGTGtgtgtacctgggtggctcagtcagttgagcctcagactcttgatctcccctcaggtcttgatctcacagtctgtgagtttgagccccaccttgcgCCACACCCCCTTACCCtccaagccctgtgctgggtgtggagactaccttaaaaaaagaaaagaaaaaacagtctgggggaacctggctggctcagtctgcagagcatgactcttgatctcagggttatgagttcaagcccccatgttgcagtagagattacttaaaaataaaatctttaaaaaaaataccgtATGTGGGGAAAACTTTGACTCTACTAGATCAGTTCTTGATTTGACACTCTTGGTAACCTATACTTCATGACTTACCACAGTTTGTAATGGTTGTTCAATGTCTGTTTCCCCACTGGATTACAAGCTCCAAGATACCAAGAAACCTGCTTATCATCCCTAGCAgagttgctaaaaaaaaataattagtccTGAAGTAAAACTATTACCTCGTAATTACTAGGCATGTAAACTACATCGCGCAATTCAGTCCATTCTTTGGAGCATTTAATTGTTTTCTGACTTTATAGTATATAAGTGTTTGGTTGTCAACACCTGCTTTCTTATACGTAGGCGTTTTTAATAGGTTAAAATTGAGCAGTAAagaagtgttgacaggggtgcctgggtggctcagttggttgagcttctgcctttggctcaggtcatgatcccagggtcctgggatcaagccccacatcaggctccctgctcattgaggggcctgcttctccaactctcctgcttgtgctcactctctctgtcaaataaataaaatcttaaaaaaaaatatataaagaagtgtTGACAATTTCACGATCATGCTGAGatgttttaatgtaaattttattacaaagtcatacaataaaaaaatacagaatggtTTGTGATATAAGATGGAAAGTAAAAATCCTCCTCCCTACCCTCTTTCAGTGTCACGACtgcagtttctttaaaattatatggtGTTAGGATACATTAAAACAGTAAGCATCACTACTATTACAGAGGATTGAAACTCAATTCTATAATATGGTTAGCACTGGGTTGCCAAAAGCCCACTTTCTTCACATTTAATATTCTtcctcattaaaataatatttttgtaacACAAGTACTTTGTACCTATGCTTATCACCACAATTTTATAGTCTTATCTTGCAAGTGTAACACATATATAACTAAACAGTTGGTAAACATATAGAGATTGAGCACAATTAAGGCCCACAAGGTACTGCTGTATAATGTATCTACCAACAGGTTGATCAGACCAGTAGTTATATTtgacagcaagaaaaaaattaactggtTTCTGTTCATAGCTGTAATTAAACAAAGACTGGGTTCCTTTCTTTCAGCTTCAGAGACTAGAGAttctgaatgctttttatttgtgGCAGACAACTGGATTGGTTTCCAAGAACATGGTACTACAGCCCCTTTAATTAGAAATCTTGCAAAACTCAAAATTATATCACCCAGTAATAAACTACTAAGAAGGATCAGGCTAGAAGCAACTATCCAAATACAAAAGGCTAAATTGGCCATTCTCCGAGATACTACTTCTACATTTACCTGAACTATGTAAAGAGATATGAAGAGGCTAATAGCTGTCAGCAGAATACAGTACGTTCCTTTTATCCAGTCTTTGACATGTGATCTTTTTTTAAGCATATATGACCCTGTTTGCACACCAGCCATATGAATTGCCACATACCCCAAGGTAGAGATTATTCCTTCTCGGTTGGCATTTAATAAACCAATCCTTGTGCCACTACCATCAGTGCCATATAAAATTAACCTTTTCAGTGGGGTAAAGTCGAGGGCTAGCTGGTATAACACAATAGTGCTGATGGCCACAATCCAGGATTTATTTagaggaaaaataatcaaaagcagTGATGTTAACAGTTTCACAACTACTAAGGTAAAGAAAAAGTTCCAGTGAACTCCATACTCAGTTAAATGTTCCTGATAGCCTATGGATTTTATAATGACTAATCGTCCTACTCCTAGGAAAACTAATGGCCAAACAGAGTACAAGGACTTTGTAAGATAATAAAATCTGGACCCTTCCGTGTATTTTCTCCTAACTTCTGGACAAACCATTGCAGTCCCAAAAATAAAACCTCCTACTCCAAAATCCATTGCTCCTGTCCCATAGAGCTCAGTTTTGGCAAATCTTCTGGGAAAAAGTGGGAAGTCCACAGCCAAAATGGCAATAGCAGTAAATGCA harbors:
- the PIGW gene encoding glucosaminyl-phosphatidylinositol-acyltransferase PIGW isoform X2, which gives rise to MSQKQMKEAFVSNHNGTSVLEVTQGLCLPAFCILCRGLLIILSQHLCSSHTWKTRFFIDFVFLIVPLVATLTILSSFVVLEHLAVIILGAGLFYQIYCRRTCCARMPVQKILEKFMKISLESEYVPAISCFRVINSAFTAIAILAVDFPLFPRRFAKTELYGTGAMDFGVGGFIFGTAMVCPEVRRKYTEGSRFYYLTKSLYSVWPLVFLGVGRLVIIKSIGYQEHLTEYGVHWNFFFTLVVVKLLTSLLLIIFPLNKSWIVAISTIVLYQLALDFTPLKRLILYGTDGSGTRIGLLNANREGIISTLGYVAIHMAGVQTGSYMLKKRSHVKDWIKGTYCILLTAISLFISLYIVQVNVEVVSRRMANLAFCIWIVASSLILLSSLLLGDIILSFARFLIKGAVVPCSWKPIQLSATNKKHSESLVSEAERKEPSLCLITAMNRNQLIFFLLSNITTGLINLLVDTLYSSTLWALIVLNLYMFTNCLVIYVLHLQDKTIKLW
- the PIGW gene encoding glucosaminyl-phosphatidylinositol-acyltransferase PIGW isoform X1 translates to MAVTEEEEKMSQKQMKEAFVSNHNGTSVLEVTQGLCLPAFCILCRGLLIILSQHLCSSHTWKTRFFIDFVFLIVPLVATLTILSSFVVLEHLAVIILGAGLFYQIYCRRTCCARMPVQKILEKFMKISLESEYVPAISCFRVINSAFTAIAILAVDFPLFPRRFAKTELYGTGAMDFGVGGFIFGTAMVCPEVRRKYTEGSRFYYLTKSLYSVWPLVFLGVGRLVIIKSIGYQEHLTEYGVHWNFFFTLVVVKLLTSLLLIIFPLNKSWIVAISTIVLYQLALDFTPLKRLILYGTDGSGTRIGLLNANREGIISTLGYVAIHMAGVQTGSYMLKKRSHVKDWIKGTYCILLTAISLFISLYIVQVNVEVVSRRMANLAFCIWIVASSLILLSSLLLGDIILSFARFLIKGAVVPCSWKPIQLSATNKKHSESLVSEAERKEPSLCLITAMNRNQLIFFLLSNITTGLINLLVDTLYSSTLWALIVLNLYMFTNCLVIYVLHLQDKTIKLW